One Saccharopolyspora erythraea NRRL 2338 genomic region harbors:
- a CDS encoding uracil-DNA glycosylase family protein, with amino-acid sequence MVRPEIVVCLGATAAQALMGSDFRISKERGVLLDFPEIAGVEPRPASLLATTHPSAVVRAPDRREAYRGLLSDLEVVAAALGS; translated from the coding sequence GTGGTGCGGCCGGAGATCGTCGTGTGCCTGGGCGCCACCGCGGCGCAGGCGCTGATGGGCAGCGACTTCCGCATCAGCAAGGAACGCGGTGTGCTGCTGGACTTCCCCGAGATCGCCGGCGTGGAACCGCGCCCGGCATCGTTGCTGGCCACCACCCACCCCTCGGCGGTGGTGCGGGCGCCGGACCGCCGTGAGGCGTACCGGGGCCTGCTCTCGGACCTGGAGGTCGTGGCCGCGGCGCTGGGGTCGTGA
- a CDS encoding GAF domain-containing sensor histidine kinase — MVETSGVEVGQGHRASEERAAEQGVRFDELLDEHSQVLNLLDDTVALRGLAQRIRHECGAHIGLAGPVESEQLLVLRQWNGTWADGLHDLHVPMGLGLGGLSFAELRPVWVDDYCASELITHDFDRPISADGIRTMLAVPMVRAGRVHGVVYAAMREITDFGGRRLDAAVNVANSGGLALQTADAARRQRETAAAAERRRIASALHDSVGAQLFRIGAELRDLRTHAEDGSTALLDRLVSLENQIAETASAFRESVHALDHDEPSGGLAATLSGDCAAFQRRTGVTAQAVEIGTTPDCGPHRTRVLVAAAREALLNVEKHAAAHSVLISVIALDDGVTVSVADDGNGWNDHAAAGNGIGLRSTADRVEEVGGTMSVVTNEDGGLTVRIWVPLW; from the coding sequence GTGGTCGAAACGTCTGGGGTCGAGGTGGGGCAAGGACACCGCGCGAGCGAGGAGCGGGCCGCGGAGCAGGGCGTCCGGTTCGACGAGCTCCTCGACGAGCACTCCCAGGTGCTCAACCTGCTCGACGACACGGTCGCCCTGCGCGGGCTCGCCCAGCGGATCCGCCACGAGTGCGGCGCGCACATCGGCCTGGCCGGTCCGGTGGAGTCCGAGCAGTTGCTGGTGCTGCGGCAGTGGAACGGCACGTGGGCCGACGGGCTGCACGACCTGCACGTGCCGATGGGGCTGGGCCTGGGCGGCCTGTCCTTCGCCGAGCTGCGGCCGGTCTGGGTGGACGACTACTGCGCCTCCGAGCTGATCACGCACGACTTCGACCGGCCGATCTCGGCCGACGGCATCCGGACGATGCTGGCGGTGCCCATGGTGCGGGCCGGACGGGTGCACGGCGTGGTCTACGCGGCGATGCGCGAGATCACCGACTTCGGGGGCAGGCGGCTCGACGCCGCGGTGAACGTCGCCAACAGCGGCGGACTGGCCCTGCAGACCGCCGATGCGGCGCGGCGCCAGCGCGAGACGGCCGCGGCCGCCGAGCGGCGCCGGATCGCCTCTGCGCTGCACGACTCGGTCGGCGCCCAGCTGTTCCGGATCGGCGCCGAACTGCGCGACCTGCGCACGCACGCCGAAGACGGCAGCACCGCGCTGCTGGACCGCCTGGTGTCGCTGGAGAACCAGATCGCCGAGACCGCCTCGGCATTCCGCGAGTCGGTGCACGCCCTCGACCACGACGAACCCTCCGGCGGGCTGGCGGCCACCCTGTCCGGCGACTGCGCGGCGTTCCAGCGCCGCACCGGGGTCACGGCGCAGGCCGTGGAGATCGGCACCACGCCCGACTGCGGCCCGCACCGCACGCGGGTGCTGGTCGCGGCGGCGCGCGAGGCGCTGCTCAACGTCGAGAAGCACGCCGCCGCGCATTCGGTGCTGATCAGCGTGATCGCGCTCGACGACGGCGTCACCGTGTCCGTGGCCGACGACGGCAACGGCTGGAACGACCACGCGGCGGCGGGCAACGGCATCGGGCTGCGGTCGACCGCCGACCGCGTCGAGGAGGTCGGCGGAACAATGTCCGTGGTGACCAATGAGGACGGTGGTCTGACCGTGCGCATCTGGGTTCCGCTGTGGTGA
- a CDS encoding response regulator yields the protein MVSEDIRLVVVDDHPVVTDGVRLLLRDDPAIRVVGSAADAATAVRLVGRAQPHVVLLDLRLPDAMASEIVAPLREAAPAARILVFTAYRDHAALQATLDAGVDGCLLKDAGATDLVSAVHQAAHGIPIFDPRVGERAAPRMRSRLHDTGLTQREYDVLRHAAAGRTNPEIADQLGLTRHTVTGYLRNAMRKLNARNRIELIAKAAQSGLL from the coding sequence GTGGTGAGCGAGGACATCCGGCTCGTGGTCGTCGACGACCACCCCGTCGTCACCGACGGAGTCCGCCTGCTGCTGCGCGACGACCCCGCGATCCGCGTGGTCGGCAGCGCCGCCGACGCCGCCACCGCGGTGCGGCTGGTCGGCCGGGCGCAGCCGCACGTCGTCCTGCTCGACCTGCGGCTGCCGGACGCGATGGCCAGCGAGATCGTGGCTCCGCTGCGCGAGGCCGCCCCCGCCGCGCGCATCCTGGTGTTCACCGCCTACCGGGACCACGCGGCGCTGCAGGCGACGCTGGACGCGGGCGTCGACGGCTGCCTGCTCAAGGACGCGGGCGCGACCGACCTGGTCTCGGCCGTGCACCAGGCCGCGCACGGCATCCCGATCTTCGATCCGCGGGTCGGCGAGCGGGCCGCGCCCCGGATGCGCTCGCGCCTGCACGACACCGGACTCACCCAGCGCGAGTACGACGTGCTGCGCCACGCCGCCGCGGGGCGGACCAACCCGGAGATCGCCGACCAGCTGGGCCTGACCCGGCACACGGTCACCGGCTACCTGCGCAACGCGATGCGAAAGCTGAACGCGCGCAACCGGATCGAGCTCATCGCCAAGGCCGCGCAGTCCGGGTTGCTGTAG
- a CDS encoding SRPBCC family protein codes for MTLHAKSVDVARPVDTVYNQWTQFAEFPRFMEGVESVQQLTDTRTHWVVSVGGVRREFDAVITEQHPDERVAWRSTTGPKHSGVVTVHRLDDERTRVHLQWEFEPEGAVEKTGEATGAISTRLQDDLERFKEFVESRGQETGQWRGDVSAPPQQH; via the coding sequence GTGACTTTGCACGCGAAGTCGGTGGACGTGGCCCGTCCCGTGGACACCGTCTACAACCAGTGGACGCAATTCGCCGAGTTCCCGAGGTTCATGGAGGGCGTGGAAAGCGTCCAGCAGCTCACCGACACGCGCACGCACTGGGTGGTCTCCGTCGGCGGGGTCCGGCGGGAGTTCGACGCGGTGATCACCGAGCAGCATCCCGACGAGCGCGTGGCGTGGCGCTCCACCACCGGGCCGAAGCACTCCGGCGTGGTCACCGTGCACCGCCTCGACGACGAACGAACCCGCGTGCACCTGCAGTGGGAGTTCGAGCCCGAAGGCGCGGTCGAGAAGACCGGCGAGGCCACCGGGGCCATCAGCACGCGTTTGCAGGACGACCTGGAGCGCTTCAAGGAGTTCGTGGAGTCCCGCGGGCAGGAGACCGGTCAGTGGCGCGGTGACGTGTCCGCACCGCCGCAGCAGCATTAG
- a CDS encoding STAS domain-containing protein encodes MDTAVQVSTSVGWREKVAVLSVSGDVDMVTAPQVEQDLAALLEQQPEVLVVDLTEVGFFASAGLTALVAAYKQAEGRTGLRVVATSSATVRPLKVTALDRKIPVFDSVEAALA; translated from the coding sequence GTGGACACTGCGGTGCAGGTGTCCACATCCGTGGGATGGCGGGAGAAGGTGGCGGTCCTGTCGGTGTCGGGAGACGTCGACATGGTGACCGCGCCGCAGGTCGAGCAGGACCTCGCGGCCCTGCTGGAGCAGCAGCCCGAGGTCCTCGTGGTGGACCTCACCGAGGTCGGCTTCTTCGCCTCGGCCGGGCTCACCGCCCTGGTGGCCGCCTACAAGCAGGCCGAAGGGCGCACCGGCCTGCGGGTGGTCGCCACGAGCTCGGCGACCGTGCGCCCGCTGAAGGTGACCGCGCTCGACCGCAAGATCCCGGTGTTCGACTCGGTCGAGGCCGCCCTGGCCTGA
- a CDS encoding ATP-binding protein yields MNIDGPAPGAPADPADLHCAGVPAEPRQLSRLRHRLVQWAARTALSADQSEALVLATYEALANTAAHAYPDGTGVVDLRASYQPDSRSVEVTVTDHGQWRPPPEERDGLGGRGLVLIRNMTDHTAVDSGPAGTRVTMRWNLERATAPTV; encoded by the coding sequence ATGAACATCGACGGGCCCGCACCAGGCGCGCCCGCGGACCCGGCTGACCTGCACTGCGCCGGGGTACCGGCGGAACCGCGGCAGCTGTCGCGGCTGCGTCACCGGTTGGTGCAGTGGGCGGCACGGACCGCGCTCAGCGCAGACCAGTCCGAAGCACTGGTGTTGGCGACCTACGAGGCGTTGGCCAACACCGCCGCGCACGCCTACCCCGACGGGACGGGCGTGGTGGACCTGCGCGCGAGCTACCAGCCCGACTCGCGGTCGGTGGAGGTGACGGTGACCGATCACGGCCAGTGGCGGCCGCCGCCGGAGGAGCGCGACGGGCTCGGCGGGCGAGGCCTGGTGCTCATCCGGAACATGACCGACCACACCGCCGTCGACTCCGGCCCCGCGGGTACGCGGGTGACCATGCGCTGGAACCTCGAGCGCGCGACGGCTCCGACCGTCTGA
- a CDS encoding ATP-binding protein → MVDGQPGAAVSNAVEIRVAAQPGPLAVMRAVAGDLAIRADFDVDAIADVRLAVDEACATLIALAMPGTWLTCRFRTEHDRLVFTAEVVSEHAAAPRTDTFGWRVLTALADEISSAHDPAGDGTHVVRVELAKSRAEVPG, encoded by the coding sequence ATGGTCGATGGCCAGCCCGGAGCGGCCGTGTCCAACGCGGTGGAGATCCGGGTGGCCGCGCAGCCGGGACCGCTGGCGGTGATGCGCGCGGTCGCCGGTGACCTCGCCATCCGCGCGGACTTCGACGTCGACGCCATCGCCGACGTGCGGCTGGCGGTGGACGAGGCGTGCGCGACGCTCATCGCGCTCGCGATGCCGGGAACGTGGCTGACCTGCCGGTTCCGCACCGAGCACGACCGGCTCGTGTTCACCGCCGAGGTGGTCAGCGAGCACGCCGCCGCCCCGCGCACCGACACCTTCGGCTGGCGGGTCCTCACCGCGCTGGCCGACGAGATCAGCAGTGCCCACGACCCGGCGGGTGACGGCACCCACGTGGTGCGCGTCGAGCTCGCGAAGTCACGGGCGGAGGTACCCGGGTGA
- a CDS encoding SigB/SigF/SigG family RNA polymerase sigma factor encodes MSSARTGSRNEYEDLEPLFAELAELDEQDGRYQALRDRLVTEHLPVAEHIARRFRHRGETHDDLVQVATLGLIKAVDRFDPGRGVGFMSYAVPTIMGEVRRHFRDAGWSVRMPRRMQELHLSVSAGISALSQELGRAPTPSELAAHLKLSVDDVQQGLEAGNAYRSASLDDLLTGTDDVPLGEAIGFDDSELAEVEDRETIRPLLAELPERERRILVMRFFRGMTQTEIAEQVGVSQMHVSRLLTRTLSWLRERLDGGPTDGGGDPIE; translated from the coding sequence GTGAGCAGCGCCAGGACCGGTTCGCGCAACGAGTACGAGGACCTGGAGCCGCTGTTCGCCGAACTGGCCGAGCTGGACGAGCAGGACGGCCGCTACCAGGCGCTGCGGGACCGGCTGGTCACCGAGCACCTGCCGGTCGCCGAGCACATCGCGCGCAGGTTCCGCCACCGCGGTGAGACCCACGACGACCTGGTGCAGGTCGCCACGCTGGGGCTGATCAAGGCGGTGGACCGGTTCGACCCCGGACGCGGCGTGGGCTTCATGTCCTACGCCGTGCCCACGATCATGGGCGAGGTGCGCAGGCACTTCCGCGACGCCGGCTGGTCGGTGCGCATGCCGCGCCGCATGCAGGAGCTGCACCTGTCGGTCTCCGCCGGGATCTCGGCGCTCTCCCAGGAGCTCGGTCGCGCGCCGACGCCCAGCGAGCTCGCCGCCCACCTCAAGCTCAGCGTCGACGACGTGCAGCAGGGCCTGGAGGCGGGCAACGCCTACCGCAGCGCGTCGCTGGACGACCTGCTCACCGGTACCGACGACGTGCCGCTGGGCGAGGCCATCGGCTTCGACGACTCCGAGCTCGCCGAGGTCGAGGATCGCGAGACCATCCGGCCGCTGCTGGCCGAGCTGCCCGAGCGGGAGCGGCGGATCCTGGTGATGCGCTTCTTCCGCGGCATGACCCAGACCGAGATCGCCGAGCAGGTCGGCGTCTCCCAGATGCACGTCTCGCGGTTGCTGACGCGCACGCTGAGCTGGCTGCGCGAACGACTCGACGGCGGGCCCACCGACGGGGGCGGCGACCCTATCGAGTGA
- a CDS encoding PP2C family protein-serine/threonine phosphatase, which translates to MVADHAPHTDDDARIERARLAALARYDVLDDEPVGSLDRVARLAARLLDAPIATVTLVDDERIWFKAGHGSRRLTHTGREPGLAASAIGQDEPYVVRDALNDPRTARHPLVTGEPGVRFYAAAPITTLDGYRLGTVDVYDTRPRDIGARDLEALSDLAGVVIDELELRLSALTTVRAERSRRQASDRTRETMEGFAATLQRTLLPPSLPKVPGLELACHYHAASPQNVTGDFYDVFFLGDGRWAFFLGDVSGHGASAASVTSLTRYTLRAAALHHTDPAAALAELNTALLIDPHVRQQCTVLFGQLRTTPEDGFDVTLAAGGHPPALKLGPGPGVVEPICPDGGMLAGAFPDAEFATCRTHLRPGQTLLLYTDGLTEARPGGKFFGEDGLADFCADRSEAGAVRLIGELTSLIGGFRPPPADDVALLALHAPHAGTSGAPAT; encoded by the coding sequence GTGGTCGCCGACCATGCACCACATACCGATGACGACGCCCGCATCGAGCGGGCGCGACTGGCCGCGCTGGCCCGCTACGACGTCCTCGACGACGAGCCGGTCGGCTCCCTGGACCGCGTCGCCCGGCTGGCCGCCCGGCTGCTCGACGCGCCGATCGCGACCGTCACGCTGGTCGACGACGAGCGGATCTGGTTCAAGGCAGGCCACGGCTCGCGACGTCTCACCCACACCGGCCGGGAACCGGGCCTGGCGGCCTCGGCGATCGGCCAGGACGAGCCCTACGTGGTGCGCGACGCGCTGAACGATCCGCGGACCGCCCGGCACCCGCTGGTGACCGGCGAGCCGGGCGTCCGCTTCTACGCGGCGGCGCCGATCACGACCCTGGACGGCTACCGCCTCGGCACGGTCGACGTCTACGACACCCGCCCGCGCGACATCGGCGCACGGGATCTGGAGGCGCTGAGCGACCTGGCGGGGGTGGTGATCGACGAGCTGGAACTGCGGCTGTCGGCGCTGACCACGGTGCGCGCCGAGCGCAGCAGGCGCCAGGCCAGCGATCGGACCCGCGAGACGATGGAGGGCTTCGCGGCCACCCTGCAGCGCACGTTGCTGCCCCCGTCGCTGCCAAAGGTTCCGGGGCTGGAGCTGGCGTGCCACTACCACGCCGCATCCCCGCAGAACGTCACCGGCGACTTCTACGACGTCTTCTTCCTCGGCGACGGCAGGTGGGCGTTCTTCCTCGGCGACGTCTCCGGGCACGGCGCGTCGGCCGCGTCGGTGACGTCGCTGACCCGCTACACGTTGCGCGCCGCGGCCCTGCACCACACCGATCCCGCGGCCGCGCTCGCCGAGCTCAACACCGCCCTGCTGATCGACCCGCACGTGCGGCAGCAGTGCACGGTGCTGTTCGGGCAGCTGCGTACGACGCCGGAGGACGGGTTCGACGTCACGCTGGCCGCGGGCGGCCACCCGCCCGCCCTCAAGCTCGGTCCGGGCCCCGGCGTCGTGGAGCCCATCTGCCCGGACGGCGGCATGCTCGCCGGCGCGTTCCCCGACGCCGAGTTCGCCACCTGCCGGACTCACCTGCGACCGGGGCAGACCCTGCTGCTCTACACCGACGGGCTCACCGAGGCGCGCCCGGGCGGGAAGTTCTTCGGCGAGGACGGGCTGGCCGACTTCTGCGCCGACCGCAGCGAGGCCGGCGCGGTGCGGCTCATCGGTGAGCTGACCTCGCTGATCGGTGGTTTCCGCCCGCCGCCCGCCGACGACGTCGCGCTGCTCGCCCTGCACGCGCCGCACGCCGGAACCAGCGGTGCACCAGCGACCTGA
- a CDS encoding STAS domain-containing protein yields the protein MSAEPTAETGRNDGDEPGAQALRLRELADPPAGLRVAGEVDMTTHAHWNRALRHVVGGGSGDVHLDLAELVFIDARGTALVVDAARSLASGRRFVLHRPPSCLRRILTALWPTGVPTISLREEAR from the coding sequence GTGTCGGCCGAGCCCACCGCGGAAACCGGACGCAACGACGGCGACGAGCCCGGCGCCCAGGCGCTGCGCCTGCGCGAACTGGCTGATCCGCCCGCCGGTCTCAGAGTGGCCGGCGAGGTCGACATGACCACCCACGCGCACTGGAACCGCGCGCTGCGGCACGTGGTGGGCGGTGGCAGCGGGGACGTGCACCTGGACCTGGCCGAGCTGGTCTTCATCGACGCCCGCGGCACGGCTCTGGTGGTCGACGCCGCGCGCAGCCTGGCATCGGGGCGGCGGTTCGTGCTGCACCGCCCGCCGAGCTGCCTGCGCCGCATCCTGACGGCGCTGTGGCCGACGGGGGTGCCGACGATCTCCCTGCGGGAGGAGGCGAGATGA
- a CDS encoding sensor histidine kinase, giving the protein MSTATGDVRTDERFAHPALFYSGRDEYLAGTLPFIEEGLRDGDPVAVAVPGPNLALLRDALGAAGERVEMLDMTEAGRNPGRIIPGVLRPFADDHPGRHVRIVGEPVWPGRSESEYPACVQHEALINLAFAGRAATILCPYDADNLTPEVLADACASHPMLIGPDGRRPSDRYDPHRIVETYNLPLPEPPATQARTVDASNLGEIRRWVTDRAKDLGLSGERLGDLELAATELATNSVAHGGGTGVVALWPQDGDLVCEVRDSGHITDPLAGRLPPDAERLGGRGLLLVNHLADLVRVCSDELGTTIRIHVRLP; this is encoded by the coding sequence ATGAGCACGGCCACCGGGGACGTCAGAACGGACGAGCGGTTCGCCCATCCCGCCCTCTTCTACTCCGGCCGCGACGAGTACCTGGCAGGCACCCTGCCGTTCATCGAAGAAGGGCTGCGCGACGGCGACCCGGTCGCGGTGGCGGTTCCCGGCCCCAACCTGGCGCTGCTGCGCGACGCGCTGGGCGCCGCTGGTGAGCGGGTCGAGATGCTGGACATGACCGAGGCCGGGCGCAACCCCGGCCGCATCATCCCCGGCGTGCTGCGGCCCTTCGCCGACGACCACCCCGGCAGGCACGTCCGCATCGTCGGGGAGCCCGTCTGGCCGGGGCGATCGGAGTCCGAGTACCCGGCGTGCGTCCAGCACGAGGCGCTCATCAACCTGGCCTTCGCCGGGCGGGCGGCGACCATCCTGTGCCCCTACGACGCCGACAACCTCACCCCCGAGGTGCTCGCCGACGCCTGCGCCTCCCACCCGATGCTCATCGGCCCGGACGGGCGGCGTCCCAGCGACCGCTACGACCCGCACCGGATCGTCGAGACCTACAACCTGCCGCTGCCCGAACCGCCCGCGACGCAGGCGCGCACAGTCGACGCGTCCAACCTCGGCGAGATCCGCCGGTGGGTCACCGATCGCGCGAAGGATCTGGGGCTGAGCGGGGAAAGGCTGGGCGACCTGGAGCTGGCCGCCACCGAACTGGCGACCAACAGCGTCGCGCACGGCGGCGGGACAGGCGTCGTCGCCCTGTGGCCGCAGGACGGCGACCTGGTGTGCGAGGTGCGCGACTCCGGGCACATCACCGACCCGCTGGCCGGCCGCCTGCCCCCCGACGCCGAGCGGCTCGGCGGGCGCGGTCTCCTGCTCGTCAACCACCTCGCCGACCTGGTGCGCGTGTGCAGCGACGAGCTGGGCACCACCATCCGCATCCACGTGCGGCTGCCCTGA
- a CDS encoding APC family permease yields MSTSDSRGGTDDARLTELGYTSEFRRDMSLWANFSLGFTYLSPVVSTYTLFGLALATGGPPMIWSFLLAGAGQFLVALVYGEIVAQYPLAGGIYPWSRRLWGRRWAWMSGWVYLIALLVTITSVAYGAGPYIALLFGFRPTVEATVLCTIGLIVVATLINYAGTRVLSMAAIIGFSAELIGALIVGFWLLFTHRYHGLGVLFDDFGTAGTGSYLPVFLAAGIIGFYQYYGFEACGDTAEEVPNPGKNVPKAMRRTIYIGGAAASFACLTLLLAVPDYQAVISGADPDPLINVLNSAFGTVGARVVMGVVLISFLSCTISLQAAAGRLAYSYARDEMIIGYKMLRKFSHARHVPPYALLLAGIVPALLAVGSLVSTDALTKIVSFAILGIYLAFQMVVLAALRARMKGWQPTGEFQLGRWGMIVNVGALVYGIGAMVNISWPRTPDAPWYDNYIVLLCGVVVVAVGLVYMFTTHHYGRSDAPAGDAIPAERRPEPGREGRA; encoded by the coding sequence ATGTCCACTTCGGACTCCCGTGGTGGGACCGACGACGCCAGGCTGACCGAGCTCGGCTACACCTCCGAGTTCCGGCGCGACATGAGCCTGTGGGCGAACTTCTCGCTGGGCTTCACCTACCTCTCACCCGTGGTGAGCACCTACACGCTGTTCGGCCTGGCGCTGGCCACCGGTGGACCGCCGATGATCTGGAGCTTCCTGCTCGCCGGGGCCGGGCAGTTCCTGGTCGCGCTGGTCTACGGCGAGATCGTCGCGCAGTACCCGCTGGCGGGCGGGATCTACCCGTGGTCGCGCCGGTTGTGGGGCAGGCGCTGGGCGTGGATGTCGGGCTGGGTGTACCTGATCGCGCTGCTGGTGACCATCACCAGCGTCGCCTACGGCGCCGGGCCCTACATCGCGCTGCTGTTCGGTTTCCGGCCGACGGTGGAGGCGACGGTGCTGTGCACCATCGGCCTGATCGTGGTGGCCACGTTGATCAACTACGCCGGGACGCGCGTGCTGTCGATGGCGGCGATCATCGGCTTCTCCGCCGAGCTGATCGGTGCGCTGATCGTGGGCTTCTGGCTGCTGTTCACCCATCGCTACCACGGACTGGGTGTGCTGTTCGACGACTTCGGCACCGCCGGGACCGGCTCGTACCTGCCGGTGTTCCTGGCCGCCGGGATCATCGGCTTCTACCAGTACTACGGGTTCGAGGCGTGCGGGGACACCGCCGAGGAGGTGCCCAACCCGGGCAAGAACGTGCCCAAGGCCATGCGCCGCACCATCTACATCGGTGGTGCTGCGGCGTCCTTCGCCTGCCTGACGCTGCTGCTGGCCGTTCCCGACTACCAGGCCGTCATCTCCGGCGCCGACCCCGACCCGCTGATCAACGTGCTCAACAGCGCCTTCGGGACCGTCGGCGCGCGGGTGGTGATGGGCGTGGTGCTGATCTCGTTCCTGTCCTGCACCATCAGCCTGCAGGCCGCCGCGGGCCGGTTGGCCTACTCCTACGCCCGCGACGAGATGATCATCGGCTACAAGATGCTGCGCAAGTTCTCCCACGCCCGGCACGTCCCGCCCTACGCGCTGCTGCTGGCCGGTATCGTCCCGGCGCTGCTCGCGGTCGGTTCGCTGGTCTCCACCGACGCCCTCACCAAGATCGTCTCGTTCGCGATCCTGGGGATCTACCTGGCGTTCCAGATGGTCGTGCTCGCCGCCCTGCGCGCCCGGATGAAGGGGTGGCAGCCCACCGGCGAGTTCCAGCTCGGCCGCTGGGGCATGATCGTCAACGTCGGGGCGCTGGTCTACGGCATCGGCGCGATGGTGAACATCTCGTGGCCGCGCACGCCCGACGCCCCGTGGTACGACAACTACATCGTGCTGCTGTGCGGAGTGGTGGTCGTGGCGGTCGGGCTGGTCTACATGTTCACCACGCACCACTACGGGCGCAGCGACGCTCCCGCGGGCGATGCCATCCCGGCCGAGCGACGCCCGGAACCGGGCCGGGAGGGCCGTGCCTGA
- a CDS encoding GMC family oxidoreductase yields MAVEASYDYVIIGGGTAGCVLAARLSADPDRTVCVVEGGPSDVGDERVLNLRNWINLLESDLDYGYTTVDQPRGNSHIVHSRARVLGGCSSHNTLISFKPFPQDWDDWGRVGWNAETMEPYWERLRNNIVPVAEKDRNPIASDFVAAASSALGVPVVEDFNARPFHDGAGFFSVAYDPETGRRSSASVAYLHPVLDDRPNLELLLETWAYRLLVRGGRAQGVEVRHADGSTATVMADREVLVCAGAVDSPRLLMLSGLGPADELRKLGIEVVADLPGVGENLLDHPESVIVWETDGPLPPNSVMDSDAGLFVRRDTSDPRPDLMFHFYQIPFTVNTERLGYPAVEHGVCMTPNVPRARSTGRLWLRSADPDEKPALDFGYFTDPDSHDELTIVEGLRIAREVAATEPLRSWLVREVAPGPQVTGGEELSEYGRHAAHTVYHPAGTCAMGPARAREAVVDPNLNVRGIEGLRVVDASVFPRLPTINPMVAVLMVAERAVDLITT; encoded by the coding sequence GTGGCGGTCGAGGCGAGCTACGACTACGTGATCATCGGTGGGGGGACCGCGGGGTGCGTGCTCGCCGCGCGGCTCAGCGCCGACCCGGACCGCACGGTCTGCGTCGTCGAGGGCGGTCCGAGCGACGTCGGCGACGAGCGCGTGCTGAACCTGCGCAACTGGATCAACCTGCTGGAGTCCGATCTGGACTACGGCTACACCACGGTCGACCAGCCGCGCGGCAACTCCCACATCGTGCACTCCAGGGCTCGCGTGCTGGGCGGCTGCTCGTCGCACAACACGCTGATCAGCTTCAAGCCCTTCCCGCAGGACTGGGACGACTGGGGCCGGGTCGGCTGGAACGCCGAGACGATGGAGCCCTACTGGGAGCGGCTGCGCAACAACATCGTCCCGGTCGCCGAGAAGGACCGGAACCCCATCGCGAGCGACTTCGTCGCCGCGGCGTCGAGTGCGTTGGGGGTGCCGGTCGTCGAGGACTTCAACGCGCGGCCCTTCCACGACGGCGCGGGTTTCTTCTCGGTCGCCTACGACCCGGAGACCGGTCGGCGCTCGTCGGCGTCCGTGGCCTACCTGCACCCGGTGCTCGACGACCGCCCGAACCTCGAGCTGCTGCTGGAGACCTGGGCTTACCGGCTGCTGGTGCGCGGCGGGCGGGCGCAGGGCGTGGAGGTGCGTCACGCCGACGGCTCCACGGCGACGGTGATGGCCGACCGCGAGGTGCTGGTGTGCGCGGGTGCCGTCGACTCGCCCCGGCTGCTGATGCTCTCCGGTCTCGGACCGGCCGACGAACTGCGCAAACTCGGCATCGAGGTGGTCGCGGACCTGCCGGGGGTCGGCGAGAACCTGCTCGACCACCCGGAGTCGGTGATCGTGTGGGAGACCGACGGCCCGCTGCCGCCGAACTCGGTGATGGACTCCGACGCCGGGCTGTTCGTGCGCCGCGACACCTCCGACCCGCGGCCGGACCTGATGTTCCACTTCTACCAGATCCCGTTCACGGTCAACACCGAACGCCTCGGCTATCCGGCCGTCGAGCACGGCGTGTGCATGACACCGAACGTGCCGCGCGCCCGCAGCACCGGCCGGCTGTGGCTGCGCAGCGCCGATCCCGACGAGAAACCCGCGCTCGACTTCGGCTACTTCACCGACCCCGACAGCCACGACGAGCTCACCATCGTCGAGGGCCTGCGGATCGCGCGCGAGGTCGCCGCCACCGAGCCGCTGCGCTCGTGGCTGGTGCGCGAGGTCGCCCCGGGGCCGCAGGTCACCGGAGGCGAGGAGCTCTCGGAGTACGGCCGCCACGCCGCGCACACCGTCTACCACCCGGCGGGCACCTGCGCGATGGGGCCGGCGCGGGCCCGGGAGGCGGTGGTCGACCCGAACCTGAACGTGCGCGGGATCGAGGGCCTGCGGGTCGTCGACGCGTCGGTCTTCCCGCGGCTGCCCACGATCAACCCGATGGTCGCCGTGCTGATGGTCGCCGAACGAGCCGTCGACCTGATCACGACCTGA